TGGACAAGCTTGTAGGCCACCAATGGTATGTTCAGGTTGCGTTGCTGGCCCTTGTGGTATTACTGGGTTTTAACGGCTATCGGCAACATCAGGCGCGTATGGCCGATCCTTATCGTTCCTTCAGCGACTATTACGCATACCGATGGATGCAGGAAGGGGCAGCAGAGTTGGCGCGACAGCAAGTGCCCGCATCAGCCCGCGTGCTGGTATTGGGTGAACCAGATCCTAACCTGGCGTTGGTTTACTTTGATCGTCGGGGCCTGACCTGGCAGGCAGATTTGGCAGCGCTTCCGGAAGATGCTATTCTGCAAAAAATGGTCGATCTAGGTCTCAGCTACTTGATTATGAGCCGGGAGAGCTACAACAAGTTCGCTCCCGTACATGCTGGGTTGCTGGCCCATAGTCAGACGATACTGGATAAACCAGCCTTCGTTGTCCTTAAGCCGTCCTTGGCAAATCGGCACTGGTAACACCGAAATCCTACACGGTTATTCTATCTGCCTAGGCCACTCTTGCGCGCTCCGTACTGGCCTAGCCACTCATAAGCTGCTGGTGCGGCCGCCATCTACCGGGATATTGATGCCGTTGATATACGCCGCAGCCTCAGAAGCCAGAAACACCACGGCGGCCGCAACCTCCTGCGCCTGCCCGAAGCGGCCAGCCGGAATGAGGCGGAGCATGCCGGCTTCCACTTCCTCCTGGCTCTGGCCCGTTTGAGCTACCTTCTTGTCAATCAGGGAGGTGTGGCGCTGCGTGACGGTGGCGCCGGGCAGTACATTGTTCACCGTGATGCCGTAGCCGCCTAGCTCATTGGCCAGGGTTTTGGCCCAGCTGGCCACGGCCCCACGCGTGGTGTTCGATACGCCCAGGCCCGGCAGTGGCTGCTTCACAGAGGTGCTGATGATGTTGATGATGCGCCCCCGGCCCCGCGCCCGCATGGCCGGTACTATTGCCTGGGCCAGCAAGTGGTTACAGATCAGGTGCTGCTCAAACGCCGCCCAAAATGCCCTCACAGAAGCCTCCAGAATTGGGCCGCCCGCCGGGCCGCCCGTGTTATTCACCAGAATATCAAAGCCCGCAGGGTGCGCCGCTACGTAGGCCAATACGCGCTGGCTGAGCACGTCGGGTTGGCTGAAATCGGCCACGATGTAGTTGTGCTGCTGGCCGGCGGGCGTG
The Hymenobacter gelipurpurascens DNA segment above includes these coding regions:
- a CDS encoding SDR family oxidoreductase gives rise to the protein MEFSSQHALVGGSTQGIGQAIAEELAQRGATVTLLARNEERLREVAAALPTPAGQQHNYIVADFSQPDVLSQRVLAYVAAHPAGFDILVNNTGGPAGGPILEASVRAFWAAFEQHLICNHLLAQAIVPAMRARGRGRIINIISTSVKQPLPGLGVSNTTRGAVASWAKTLANELGGYGITVNNVLPGATVTQRHTSLIDKKVAQTGQSQEEVEAGMLRLIPAGRFGQAQEVAAAVVFLASEAAAYINGINIPVDGGRTSSL